The following DNA comes from Reinekea thalattae.
GCCTACGACCAACCTCTGATCGCGTTCGAGAAACGCTGTTTAATTGGCTGCAGTTTGAACTTGCTGGCATGTCAGTGGTCGATCTATTTGCTGGTACCGGCGCTCTCGGTTTGGAAGCCTTATCACGTGGAGCTAAGCAGGTTGATTTTGTTGAGCCGCAACGCCTAGCGGCGCAAGGTATTCAGCAATCGCTGTCGGTTTTGGCTGAAACAGAGGCTCAGGTTCATATAAAAACAGCGCAAGCTTTTTTACTTGAGCAGCCAACCAAAGTTGATTTGATTTTTGTTGACCCTCCATTTGCATTAGGGCTTTGGGATCAAACGCTGAGTGCGTTAGTAGAGCAAGACTGCTTGAACAATGGCGGCTACGTTTATCTTGAAAGTCCGAAAACGCAACCGATTAACCTGCCAAATGGATTTGTTGTCGTAAAAGACAAGACCGCGGGCAATGTTCGCTTTCAACTACTTCAGCTGCGCAGCTCCAGTTGAACTTCTTCCGTTGTATAACCTAAGTCGATTAGATGTTCTTAGCTTTGAATAAATAGCAGCTTGGATAAATGCAGACTGAACCAACAAAAACTGGAATGAATAGGGTATAGCAATGACTCAATCAAACAGATTGCAGCAACAGTTAGCTGACCAGCTGCTTAAACAAGATCAGGCATACCGGGACCAACCTTACGCTAGCGCTGCGGTTCGGCAAAAGCGGCTGCGCACACTGAAAAAAATGCTGGTAGAGAATCGAGCAGAAATTTGCGACGCCATTGATGAGGATTTTGCCGGTCGATCAAAAAACGAAACACTGATTGCCGAATATCTTCCCAGCGTTATGGCAATTAATGATGCGGTTCGTCACCTTAAAGGCTGGATGAAACCAGACTATAAAATGCCGCATTGGTTGTTTCAGCCTGCAACGGCCAAGGTGCTAGCGCAGCCGCTTGGTATTGTCGGCATCATGGTGCCTTGGAATTATCCGCTTTATTTGGCGATAGGCCCGTTAGTCGGTGCGCTATCGGCAGGCAATCACGCCATGGTAAAGCTGTCTGAATTTACGCCAAAATTTGCTGCTCTGTTTGAGCAGCTTATTCGAACCTACTTTACGCCTGGCTTAATTACCGTCGTTAATGGCGAAACAGAAGTAGCGCAAGCCTTTAGTGCCTTGCCATTTGATCATCTGGTTTTTACCGGCTCAACCGCTGTGGGCAAGCACGTTATGCGAGCTGCGAGCGATAACCTGACTCCAGTAACTCTTGAATTAGGCGGTAAAAGCCCAGCGGTGATCGACCGTTCTATTGGTATGGCTGAGGCCGCGCAACGGTTAGTTTTTGCTAAGTCGATGAACGCAGGGCAAACCTGTGTCGCGCCCGATTATGTATTGTGCCCAGAAGAGTCGATTGACGATTTTATTCAGCACTATATCGCCGAAACAAAACGCCAGTACGCTGATATTCGTGATAACGATGATTTCTCCAGCATCATTAATGAGCGCCAACGGCAGCGTTTAATCCATCTGTTAAACGACGCTAAAGCACAGGGTGCAACTCTTTATATTGTTGGTCAGTCAGGAAACCTAGAAGACAGTGATGCTTTTGAAAACGACATCAGTTTTGAAGGCTATGGCACTAAGTTTCCGCCAGTTTTGGTCAAGGATGCACCAGCAGGTTGTGAACTCATGACTGAAGAAATTTTTGGGCCGATTTTGCCGGTGGTAGGCTACAACGAAAGAGCCGAAGCTTTGCAATACATCAATGCCCGACCAAGGCCATTGGCGCTTTACGTGTTCGGTTTTGATCGCGCGTTGAAACCTCTGTTCGAGCAAGGTACGCACAGTGGCGCATTATTGTTCAATGAAGCCTTGATTCATGTTGCTATGGAAAACCTACCCTTTGGTGGTGTTGGTGCCAGTGGCATTGGCCAATATCATGGTTTTTATGGATTTCAGCGCTTATCGAAACTTAAACCGATTGTTTCTAAAGGCCGTATAAGTAGCTTGAAATGGCTTTACCCGCCCTATAAAGGCTGGATAATTCAGTTAATGTTGAAGATTATGCGCGGCTGATTTGTTCGCAATCGTCGCATAAGGTAATATTCGCGCGCTTTTTTTGACCAACTAACGGAACGCCAATGACTAGAATCGTCGTCTATCCGGGAACTTTCGACCCTATTACGTTGGGGCACATGGACTTAATCGAGCGCGGATTACGCCAGTTCGATAAGCTGGTTGTCGCGGTAGCAGCTAGCCCAAAAAAGAACCCGTTGTTTTCATTAGAGAATAGGGTGGCCCTCGCTAAAGAGGTAACTCAAGGGCTAGGCAATGTTGAAGTGATAGGCTTCAGTAATCTGTTG
Coding sequences within:
- the rsmD gene encoding 16S rRNA (guanine(966)-N(2))-methyltransferase RsmD, with the protein product MSKSSRKKNHSNPQPRSTASGTLRIVGGKHRGRKLSIPALDGLRPTSDRVRETLFNWLQFELAGMSVVDLFAGTGALGLEALSRGAKQVDFVEPQRLAAQGIQQSLSVLAETEAQVHIKTAQAFLLEQPTKVDLIFVDPPFALGLWDQTLSALVEQDCLNNGGYVYLESPKTQPINLPNGFVVVKDKTAGNVRFQLLQLRSSS
- a CDS encoding coniferyl aldehyde dehydrogenase, which translates into the protein MTQSNRLQQQLADQLLKQDQAYRDQPYASAAVRQKRLRTLKKMLVENRAEICDAIDEDFAGRSKNETLIAEYLPSVMAINDAVRHLKGWMKPDYKMPHWLFQPATAKVLAQPLGIVGIMVPWNYPLYLAIGPLVGALSAGNHAMVKLSEFTPKFAALFEQLIRTYFTPGLITVVNGETEVAQAFSALPFDHLVFTGSTAVGKHVMRAASDNLTPVTLELGGKSPAVIDRSIGMAEAAQRLVFAKSMNAGQTCVAPDYVLCPEESIDDFIQHYIAETKRQYADIRDNDDFSSIINERQRQRLIHLLNDAKAQGATLYIVGQSGNLEDSDAFENDISFEGYGTKFPPVLVKDAPAGCELMTEEIFGPILPVVGYNERAEALQYINARPRPLALYVFGFDRALKPLFEQGTHSGALLFNEALIHVAMENLPFGGVGASGIGQYHGFYGFQRLSKLKPIVSKGRISSLKWLYPPYKGWIIQLMLKIMRG